The genomic interval GGATGGTTTCGGCTCCGGGATCACGAGAGATCCACTCGCGGAACGCATCCCGGCCCGACTCGGTGATCTGGTAGGGCGTGCGATCGCGAGCGCCGACCGCCCCCTTCGTCACCAGTCCGGCGGCGTCCATCGCGGCGAGCTCCCGGTAGACCTGGCTCTGCGTGATGGTCCAGAAATCGCCGATCCGATCCTGTGCCATAGTGGTCAGGTCCCACCCGGACATCGGCCCCTCGTGCAGGAAGCCGAGCAGTGACGCCGCTGTGGAGTTCAGCGGTTTGCGCCGAGCCGCGGTTTCGCTCACCGTCGGGCTCCCAGCACCAGTCGATATTCCATAGTGGAATATTACCGGACCGATGCCGGGAAGCCGACGGCGACGCTCCGGTTACGGCTTGCTGATCTGAATTTGGATCTCGGTCACCCAGTCCGCGACGTCCTCGGGGCAGTGCAGGTAGACCTCGCGCCCGAACCCGTGCTGCTGATAGCCGTTGTCGGCGATCCAGCGTGCGACGGCCCGATACGTCTCATCGATCAGGTCCATCGACCCGCGGTGGATCGCGGTCGCGGCCTGGTCGATCGCGGGCAGGTCGACGACCTCGACATCCGCCGCCGAAGCGGGTCGCTCGGCGACCTGCATGCCCGCGTGGACGAGCACGCTGTCACCTTCGGCCGGCTCGTAGGTCGCGATGCCGGGACCCGTGATCGTGGTGCCCGTGCGTTCCAGTCGCCCACAGATCTCCTGGTAGAGCGGCTGGATGACCGGGCCGATGTCCTCAGGTGCGAAGGACGCGGCCTGCTCGGTGAGCCGCGCGACGCGGACGGAATCGACTTTCTTCACCACAATGTCGTCGGTATGCATGATGCCTTCGCTTTCGATTGCTCGAAGACGTGCCTCCACCCGGCGCAGCCTGGCCTCGTCGAGGGCGATCTGCTGACGCAGTTGGGCGCGCCGAACCAACAGCGTGCCCCGCAACTGCTCCAGCGAGATCTTCTCGTCGAGTACCACCTTGACCTGCTCCAGTGTCAGGCCGAGGTCTTTCAGCGCGACCAATCGGTTCAGTCGTGCCAGCTGGGCGGCTTCGTAGTGGCGGTAGCCGGTGGCCGGGTCGGTGTGTGCGGGTGGAAGCAAACCGACCGCGTCGTAGTGACGCAGCATCCGCACCGATACGCGACCGAGGTGGGCGAAGTCTCCGATAGTGAACATGACCGCTTCTGTCTACGGGCTGACACCGTGTCAGGGTCAAGATCGGTGTGCTGGTCTAGGTGCTGTAGCGGCGCGAGGTGAAAACGCGGGGGCCGTCCGGCGACTCGACAACCGTGGTGGTGGACGCGCCGATGATGAGCAAGGTGCGCATGTCCACGTCGGCCTGTTCGAGTTCCGACAGGGCGACCACGCGCACCGATTCGGTGGGACCGCCGACGTCGCGGCCGAGCACCACGGGGGTGTCCGGCTTGCGGTGTTCCAGCAGCAGATCGCGCATCGCGCCGACCTGCCAGGTGCGCTGGGAGGACGCCGGGTTGTAGATCGCGATGGCCATATCGGCGGCGGCGACCGCCGAAAGGCGCTGTGCGACAACCTCCCACGGCTTCAAGCGGTCGGAGAGGGAGATCATGGCGTAGTCGTGGCCGAGGGGCGCGCCGACGCGGCTGGCGACCGCGTTGGCCGCGGTGAGGCCCGGCAGCACCCGTACCGGGACATCGCGCCACTGCGGGTCGGCCGATTCCTCCAACACCGCGGCGGCCATGGCGAAGACGCCGGGATCGCCCGAGGAGACCACCACCACCTTCGCGCCGTTCTTCGCCAAATCCAGTGCCATGGCGGCACGTTCGGATTCGACCTTGTTGTCGCTGGCGTGCCTGCGCTGGCCCTGCCGTTCCGGAACTCGATCGATATAGGTGGTGTAGCCAACGAGATCGGTAGCTCGCGCCAGCGCCTGCCGGACCTCCGGCGTGGTCCACTCCGGTGAGCCGGGACCGAGCCCGACCACCACGACCTCGCCGGTGCTCGCACCTGTGGCGGCGGACCGGCCGGCATCTGGTTCCGCGGCGGACTTCGCACGCGGCAACCGGGTGGTCGGTGTGGGGCCGGGAACCAGGGTGATCGAGAAGTACGGCACGTCGGCGTCCTCGACCTCCGCGGCCGCGAGCACGCGCTGACGGGTGGAACTCGCGCGTTCGATGTAGTAAGCGTCGTCCAGGCGGCCGGAATCCGAGAGTGCCTGGCGCACACCGGGATAGGTGCGGCCGAGTTTCATGATGGCGGCCGCGTCGGTGTCGCGCAGACGACGGGTGAGCTCGTCGGCGGGCAGGGTGCCGGGCAGGACGGTGAGGACCTGTTCGCCCTCGACCAGCGGGGTGCCCAGCGCCGCCGAGGCCGCGCTGACCGAGGTGATGCCGGGAATGATCTCGGCTTCGAACCGGTCGGCGAGACGCCGGTGCATATGCATGTAGGAGCTGTAGAAGAGCGGGTCGCCCGCGGCGAGCAGGGCGACGGTTCGTCCCGCCGAAAGATGAGCGGCCAGGCGTTCGGCGGCGTCCGCGTAGAACTCGTCGATCGCGCCCTGATAGCCGCCCGGATGATCGGTGGTTTCGGTGGTGACCGGGTAGACCAGGTGCTCCTCGAGTTGCCCCGCGCGCATGTACGGCGCGGCGATGCCACGGGAGATGCTGCGGCCGTGCCGGGCGCTGTGAAAAGCGATGACATCGGCCGAGGCGATGATCTTGGCGGCCTTGACGGTGACCAGTTCCGGGTCGCCCGGGCCCAGCCCGACACCCCACAGTTTGCCGGGCATGATGTCGCTCATTCCTGTTCGCTCGCAATCGCGTTCAATGCCGAAGCGGTGATCGCGCTGCCGCCGCGCCGGCCCCGCACCGTCAGATATTCGAGGTCGCCGTACTCGATCAGCGCGTCCTTCGATTCGGCGGCGCCGATGAAGCCGACGGGGATGCCCAGGACGGCGGCCGGTCGCGGCGCGCCCGCGTCGAGCAAGTCGAGCAGATGGAACAGGGCGGTGGGGGCGTTGCCGATCGCCACGACCGCGCCGTCGAGGCGGTCGCGCCACAGTTCGAGGGCGGCGGCGGAGCGGGTATTGCCCAGGGCCGCGGCCAGTTCCGGCACCCGGGGGTCGGCGAGGGTGCAGATCACCTCGTTGTCCGCGGGCAGGCGCTTGCGGGTGACGCCGGAGGCGACCATGTTCGCATCACAGAGAATCGGCGCGCCCGCGCGCAGTGCCGTGCGCGCGGCCGCGACCACGCCGGGGGAGAACGCGATGTCCTCGGCGAGGTCGACTTGCCCGCAGCCGTGGATCATTCGCACCACCACCTGCGCCACGTCCGCCGGGAACCGGCTCAACTCGGCCTCCGCACGGATCGTCGCGAACGAGCGCCGATAGATCTCGGCCCCGTCGGTGAGGTAGCTGGCACGCACGTCGGACATGCGCACCACCCTATGAGGGACGCCGATTCGGCTCAGGTGCGGGGGCGCTCCAGGAGGCGGGACATGACGATGGAACTGCGGGTGCGCCCGACGCGGGCGTTCTCCCGGATATGTTCCACGGTCGATTCGATCTCGGCCATATCCTTCGCCATCACGTGCACGAGTGCGTCGGCTTCGCCCGCGATGGTCCACACGCCGATGACCTGGGAGATCGGTTCCAGGCTGCGACGCAGTTCGGCCGGGGAGATGTTGTCGCGGTAGTAGACCTCGACGTAGGCCTCGGTGGTCCAGCCCAGCGCGGCCGGGTTGACCAGTGCGGTGAATCCGGTGATCTGCCCGCTGGCGACCATGCGGTCGACCCGCCGTTTCACCGCGGGCGCCGACAGGCCCACCGCCGAGCCGATTTCCTGGAACGAGGCGCGCGCGGATTTCAGCAAATGGCCCAGGATTCGGCGGTCGAGGTCGTCCACGTCACACTCTTTCGCGTCAAGCGCAATGAATCGCCGTTTTCACGATCAACTGCGCAACAAATTGATGTTCCTGACGCAATGGTAGGTCATTTACCGTCGTTGCTGCCTGCATATTCCGCGCCGACTTCGGGAGCCACGATGACTTCTGTAGCCACCCTGCCCGCCTCCGACCCGACTCCGGCGCGACAACCGTCCGCACGCCGCTTCGTCATGTGCCGCCCAGACCATTTCGCCGTCTTCTATGCGATCAATCCGTGGATGAACCCGGCTGAACCCGTCGACCGCGCCTTGGCCATCGCGCAATGGGAGACCCTGCGCGCGGTCTACGAACAGTACGGTCACCAGGTCGATCTGGTTCCCGGCGAACCAGGCCTGCCGGACATGGTTTTCGCGGCCAATAGCGGTCTGGTCTACGGCGGCCGGGTGATGTCGGCCCGCTTCACCCATCCGGAACGCGCCGCCGAAGGTCCCGCCTACCACCACTGGTTCGCCCAGCGCGGTTTCGGCGAGGTGGTCGCGGCGCGCGAAACAAACGAGGGCGAAGGCGATTTCATCCGTGTCGGCCCCCGGATTCTCGCCGCCACCGGCTTCCGCAGCTCGGTCGCCGCGCATCGCGAGGTGGAACACTACTTCGGCCGCCCCGTTGTCTCGCTCGAGTTGGTCGACCCGCGCTTCTATCACCTCGACACCGCGCTGATGGCGCTCGACGAGGACAACATCGCTTATTTCCCAGCCGCTTTCAGCCCGGACAGCCGCGCCATCCTGAGCGCCCTGTACCCGGACGCCATCGTCGCCACCGACGCGGACGCGGTCGTCCTCGGCCTCAACGGCGTCTCCGACGGCTACAACGTCTTTCTCAGCGACCGGGCCCGCAACCTTCAGGAAGTGTTGCGCGCCAACGGTTACAACCCGGTCGGGCTGGATCTGTCCGAACTCTTGCGCGCGGGCGGTGGCGTCAAATGCTGCACGCTCGAGCTGCACGACTGATAGCGGACGGCGGGGTCAGCCCGCGTTGCGGATCTGGGTCAGGAACTCGGAATTGGTCTCGGTTTGCCGCAGGCCGGTCAGCAGGAGTTCGATAGCCTGCTGCGGCTCGCGGCCCGAGATCGTCTTGCGCAGGGATCGAGTGGCGACGAGTTCCGCTGGGGTGAGCAGCAATTCCTCTTTACGAGTGCCCGAGCGATCGATATCGATCGCGGGGAATACGCGGCGTCCGGCGATCTGCCGGTCGAGTTTCAGCTCGGCGTTACCGGTGCCCTTGTATTCCTCGAAGATGACGGTGTCGGCCAGCGAGCCGGTTTCGACCAGGGCGGTCGCGATGATGGTGAGCGAGCCGCCGTGCTCGATATTGCGTGCGGCGCCGAGGAATTTCTTCGGCGGGGCGAGCGCGCCCGCGTCGACGCCGCCGGACAGGATCCGGCCGGAGCCGGCGGCCGCGAGGTTGTAGGCGCGGGCCAGGCGAGTCAGGGAGTCCAGCAGGACGACCACGTCGTGGCCCATTTCGACGCGGCGCTTGGCGTGTTCGATGGCCAGTTCGGCCAGCGCGATGTGTTCGTGGGCGGGTTGGTCGAAGGTCGCGGCGGCGACTCGGGCCGGGACCGCGCGCGACAGGTCGGTCACCTCCTCCGGGCGTTCGCCGATCAGGATGAGCACCAGTTCGCACTCGGGATGATTCTTGGCGATGCCGTGCGCGATCGCTTGCAGCACAGAGGTTTTGCCCGCCTTGGGCGGTGCCACGATCATGGCGCGCTGGCCTTTGCCGATCGGCATCACCAGGTCGGTCGCCCGGGTGGTGAGTTCATGCTTTTCGGTCTCCAGCCGAAGCCGGTCCTGCGGGTAGATGGGCGTGAGATCAGCGAAGTGCGGCCGAGACTTGGCGTTGCCGGGCGGTAGGCCGTTGATGGTGGCGACCGCGGTCAGCGGAGGAAGCTTGGCCCCTTCGCGCTGGACGCCGACGGTGCCGGTGAGCGTGTCGCCGCGGCGAAGTCCGTAGTCGCGGACCAAACGCGGCGGCACGTGAGCGTCACGCGGACCGGGCAGATAGCCGTCGGCGCGCAGCGTGGCGTGGTTGTCGGTGATGTCGAGGATGCCGGTGACCGGCGTCTGAATAGTGTTGTCTTGCATGATGTTTCCCCTGAGGGTGAGATGTTGGAGGCGGCGGATCGCCGGGACTTCCGCCGGTTGGAATGGCGCTCGCAACCCAGATCGAGATGAATGGGGCCGGGTATGCGGGATCGCCGTGGCGATTGGGGGTTTGTGGGAGGGAGTTGACACCTACGTCCACAAGATGGAGATATCCCTAGGATAGCCGTACTGTGTGGTTCGCGCAAACGGGGTGCGGTTTGGGGGCCGGCCCGGGACTCGGCGCAACCCCGAGATCGCGCACTTGATCCGGCAAATATCTTGGGGAGCAGTCGTTCTGGCGATGTGGCAGCCGTCGCTGGCGATCAATCGATGCGGTAACCGTCAGGGGTGGCGGTGACGTCGGTTACCACGCCGCGGGGGCGGCCGCAGTGGCGCTCGCAACCGGACCAGTGCTGTCGTCCTGCGGCTACGACATCGTGCGCGGCGAGGTTCTTCGATCGGGGCTCACTATGGTTCGTTCCGGTGGGCAGGACCCGGCCCGATTCGACCGCCGCGGTGACATCCGCCCGCACATCGGTGTGCGATTTCGCGCAGCCCGGCTGGCCGGCACAAGCGCTGACCAGCAGCCACGGTGAGTTCGCGTCGAAAATCAGTCCCATCGGGGCCAGCACGCGGACCACCTGCTCGGCTGCGCCCTCCGTCAGATCGGTGATGATCAGACTTCGCCAGGGGGTCACGAAGATCGGGCGTTCGATGGCGGCGAGGAATTCGGCGAGGCGGGCGGGCAGGGATCCCAGGCGAACCCCCGCGCCGAGACTGACGAGGCCGTTGTCCTGATCCAGCCAGCCGATCGGGATGTTTTGGGCTGCAACGAATTCCAGCGGTTCCGCAGTGGGGGAGAGGCCGAGGTGATCGATCACCGCACTCACCCCGTCCTGGACCTCGTGCAGCCGCCACTGCCCGGAACTCAGGTCGAGGAACCCGTGCGCCGCGGCCAGCATGACGTCGACGGCATCGGACGCGTGCACCCTTATCCCGCTGTCCTGTCCGGCGAGCACCAGCGCGAACTCGTCCGGCCCGACCGCGTGCACGCCGATATCGCCACCGAGCCCGCTGACATCTCCGCGCCCGTCGTCGAGGGTGAACAGCACACGCCCGGGTAGCTGGGCCAGGCGCTCCTCCGCGCGCAATCCGGAATCGAGCGCGAGCACCAGCGCATGGACATCGGCCAGGCCGCCGATCCGGCCCGCCAGCGGCGAGGCGACGATATTTCGGACCCGCTCATGAGAGTGACTGGGTAGCAAACCCGCCGCCGCCAGCCGCCGAGACAGCTCACCGGCATCCCGCACCTGCCGCAACTGCAGGTTCCCCCGCGAGGTCAGCTCGATGGCGCCGTCACCGAGCTCATCCGCGGCTTCCGCGAGCACTTGCCACTGCCCAGGCTCGAGCCGACCCCCGGGCACCCGCACCCGCGCCAGCGGTCCGTCGGCCGCCTGATGCAGCCGCAGCACCCCGGGGCAGGAATCGGAAACCTCACGCGTCACCCTTCGAGCCTACGAGCCGTCACCCCGCACCCCGCGATCGGCTTCGACGGCTCGATTCGACAGATTCGTCCGGTTGGCTTCGTCTTGCCGAAGGACGACCCCAGCGGGCCCAAAGCTCGCGCCTTACTTGGGCTACTGGATTTCGCTGGTCGGCAGACTGCTCGGTTCAGCTCGGCGACCCCGCGAGTTCGAAGATCAGCTTCTCGACGTGGTCCCGGATTCGGTCGCGGATGGGGCGCACCGCTTCGATCCCCTGGCCTGCCGGGTCGTCGAGTTTCCAGTCGCGGTAGTCCACGCCCGGGAAGTACGGGCAGGCATCTCCACACCCCATGGTGATGACGACAGTGGAGGACTCGACGGTGTCGGGAGTCAGTATTTTCGGGGCCTGTGCGGTGATGTCGATGCCGACCTCGCGCATGGCTTCCACGGCGGCCGGGTTGAGGGTCTCGGCGGGCGCCGAACCGGCGGAGCGGGCTTCGATGGTGTCGCCGGCGAGGTGGGTGAGGAAGCCTTGTGCCATCTGGGAGCGTCCGGCGTTATGGACGCAGACGAACAAGACGCTGGGCTTGGAAGCCATTGCGGGATAGGCCTTTCGGTATAGCTAGTGAGCAGTGCGCGGTGATGTCGAGTCGATACCGCTCTGGCCTGTCGCGTCGACGCAGCCGAACGGCGCTGACGGTGTCCTCACGGCAGCGCGGCCGGTGTGGTGGACGTGGGCTCGAATCGTTTGCGCAGGGCGAGTGAGACATAGACAAGTCC from Nocardia goodfellowii carries:
- a CDS encoding PadR family transcriptional regulator, whose protein sequence is MSETAARRKPLNSTAASLLGFLHEGPMSGWDLTTMAQDRIGDFWTITQSQVYRELAAMDAAGLVTKGAVGARDRTPYQITESGRDAFREWISRDPGAETIRVPLLLTLAFGDHLEPGHRDRIIAANRTIHQKRLDGYLAQESTEMPPHLRATLAFGITYERSVLDWFERLPDLLAD
- a CDS encoding MerR family transcriptional regulator, translated to MFTIGDFAHLGRVSVRMLRHYDAVGLLPPAHTDPATGYRHYEAAQLARLNRLVALKDLGLTLEQVKVVLDEKISLEQLRGTLLVRRAQLRQQIALDEARLRRVEARLRAIESEGIMHTDDIVVKKVDSVRVARLTEQAASFAPEDIGPVIQPLYQEICGRLERTGTTITGPGIATYEPAEGDSVLVHAGMQVAERPASAADVEVVDLPAIDQAATAIHRGSMDLIDETYRAVARWIADNGYQQHGFGREVYLHCPEDVADWVTEIQIQISKP
- a CDS encoding precorrin-2 C(20)-methyltransferase; this translates as MSDIMPGKLWGVGLGPGDPELVTVKAAKIIASADVIAFHSARHGRSISRGIAAPYMRAGQLEEHLVYPVTTETTDHPGGYQGAIDEFYADAAERLAAHLSAGRTVALLAAGDPLFYSSYMHMHRRLADRFEAEIIPGITSVSAASAALGTPLVEGEQVLTVLPGTLPADELTRRLRDTDAAAIMKLGRTYPGVRQALSDSGRLDDAYYIERASSTRQRVLAAAEVEDADVPYFSITLVPGPTPTTRLPRAKSAAEPDAGRSAATGASTGEVVVVGLGPGSPEWTTPEVRQALARATDLVGYTTYIDRVPERQGQRRHASDNKVESERAAMALDLAKNGAKVVVVSSGDPGVFAMAAAVLEESADPQWRDVPVRVLPGLTAANAVASRVGAPLGHDYAMISLSDRLKPWEVVAQRLSAVAAADMAIAIYNPASSQRTWQVGAMRDLLLEHRKPDTPVVLGRDVGGPTESVRVVALSELEQADVDMRTLLIIGASTTTVVESPDGPRVFTSRRYST
- a CDS encoding precorrin-8X methylmutase → MSDVRASYLTDGAEIYRRSFATIRAEAELSRFPADVAQVVVRMIHGCGQVDLAEDIAFSPGVVAAARTALRAGAPILCDANMVASGVTRKRLPADNEVICTLADPRVPELAAALGNTRSAAALELWRDRLDGAVVAIGNAPTALFHLLDLLDAGAPRPAAVLGIPVGFIGAAESKDALIEYGDLEYLTVRGRRGGSAITASALNAIASEQE
- a CDS encoding Lrp/AsnC family transcriptional regulator, which translates into the protein MDDLDRRILGHLLKSARASFQEIGSAVGLSAPAVKRRVDRMVASGQITGFTALVNPAALGWTTEAYVEVYYRDNISPAELRRSLEPISQVIGVWTIAGEADALVHVMAKDMAEIESTVEHIRENARVGRTRSSIVMSRLLERPRT
- the ddaH gene encoding dimethylargininase, whose product is MTSVATLPASDPTPARQPSARRFVMCRPDHFAVFYAINPWMNPAEPVDRALAIAQWETLRAVYEQYGHQVDLVPGEPGLPDMVFAANSGLVYGGRVMSARFTHPERAAEGPAYHHWFAQRGFGEVVAARETNEGEGDFIRVGPRILAATGFRSSVAAHREVEHYFGRPVVSLELVDPRFYHLDTALMALDEDNIAYFPAAFSPDSRAILSALYPDAIVATDADAVVLGLNGVSDGYNVFLSDRARNLQEVLRANGYNPVGLDLSELLRAGGGVKCCTLELHD
- a CDS encoding transcription termination factor Rho, short form, encoding MQDNTIQTPVTGILDITDNHATLRADGYLPGPRDAHVPPRLVRDYGLRRGDTLTGTVGVQREGAKLPPLTAVATINGLPPGNAKSRPHFADLTPIYPQDRLRLETEKHELTTRATDLVMPIGKGQRAMIVAPPKAGKTSVLQAIAHGIAKNHPECELVLILIGERPEEVTDLSRAVPARVAAATFDQPAHEHIALAELAIEHAKRRVEMGHDVVVLLDSLTRLARAYNLAAAGSGRILSGGVDAGALAPPKKFLGAARNIEHGGSLTIIATALVETGSLADTVIFEEYKGTGNAELKLDRQIAGRRVFPAIDIDRSGTRKEELLLTPAELVATRSLRKTISGREPQQAIELLLTGLRQTETNSEFLTQIRNAG
- the cobG gene encoding precorrin-3B synthase; protein product: MTREVSDSCPGVLRLHQAADGPLARVRVPGGRLEPGQWQVLAEAADELGDGAIELTSRGNLQLRQVRDAGELSRRLAAAGLLPSHSHERVRNIVASPLAGRIGGLADVHALVLALDSGLRAEERLAQLPGRVLFTLDDGRGDVSGLGGDIGVHAVGPDEFALVLAGQDSGIRVHASDAVDVMLAAAHGFLDLSSGQWRLHEVQDGVSAVIDHLGLSPTAEPLEFVAAQNIPIGWLDQDNGLVSLGAGVRLGSLPARLAEFLAAIERPIFVTPWRSLIITDLTEGAAEQVVRVLAPMGLIFDANSPWLLVSACAGQPGCAKSHTDVRADVTAAVESGRVLPTGTNHSEPRSKNLAAHDVVAAGRQHWSGCERHCGRPRGVVTDVTATPDGYRID
- a CDS encoding arsenate reductase ArsC, coding for MASKPSVLFVCVHNAGRSQMAQGFLTHLAGDTIEARSAGSAPAETLNPAAVEAMREVGIDITAQAPKILTPDTVESSTVVITMGCGDACPYFPGVDYRDWKLDDPAGQGIEAVRPIRDRIRDHVEKLIFELAGSPS